In a genomic window of Styela clava chromosome 7, kaStyClav1.hap1.2, whole genome shotgun sequence:
- the LOC120328107 gene encoding uncharacterized protein LOC120328107: MSFSLEMLTKAADLVETQEKQKRLLESPNPLSETRKPSSNISETNSEDIGRNGTKERTINGTGENHHQGHMLQNGRLHDNTKHSPGTGSNLTKTVNNHDRHASEDELRNRTENSQQVVADPSSIPESAQYLLYQQRLAERANGIDSQKVDLKHRPSDERPRTLHSPERYHPAERRSTSPVTDRGGETNASTKPMVLLQPPTAANFSSVGSTHPAQLSNPVLHAAAATMHHHPYMYSMMYPTGVPLDPALGGAFARVPGAGLKEGEGPTSSPNASPNASLSAATAAGMHFPAGLMYPLAANQALLMGTRAPGSISDISPLLLAQPSAAYPGHAGVAPNFLMEYKRLLEGLQFPAATYPIQSQFSEQYIRALMGQGIDCSKEALALSAIPGRLPQGMPLAALQGQPGVTELMRYQEQLNSAMGILRPQDGMSPRAASPYASKRRTESPVLPNGNKIATSSYPYHVASLAQPTINNLSYARPHARSPASVFSQGHRSRSPQSETRKPEPERSVYRNHSRDLDREVNNATKDLASTSASINQSRNSSEHVAHSYSVTDVTGRKIQLPAFYSGGASVHVPHGYPVGMAVHHPGDERSSPSPHSRASDERSYHRPSRERSPGGDHLPNKRRSLDTQYRHSPALNDRHHSRPESPTTNGQIPAVRHSLVNGSVEVAAELDKVRSHLMRPIGHVGTPNQSGLAEGREQGSSSPATTNPYHLPPYLAPQFIMPHYAQALAGAAKGSDLAALYKASENGADYSRLSRLPFGMALLPQPQQHLLASGRSPHVLQQEYAAAALKTQSYLASQAAAKESGKSSPANIREKHHSLSQSIHPSLLTQEPSRALSPAKQGLKPKHSPSPQFSKSQHHQLMTDSHSPPGVSISSANASSDGRRYMSPRPERRDTSPKPVASNKPYRPNPMLRDLERSRKRKLLEEEIAMGEEASNFRQGKQQQLIQQRQDQREQLPKDAKKDPKRRKQLITDGDPDIEEHFRRSLGKDYKETSNKVSITGTVDDHFKKALGVGVWDKLQTPPSTTPIKAEQREVVVPHSSPALPSYSVAVAAGTVRGYPAYAESKEALRMYDPAYLASRERYHIQSMANQQRRTEKSPPRAPGSTVLYPPNPPPVGPAKQRVKAKAVFPEAASLGSDMNNRSARATSLGSKGSSRSVSGSSAESLPAALCKSPPTSSPISSSAAEGIPRVPSRGVLQNAIPFTFAQSAGLPTTIATHALPPVISVSGVTQQKPTSPISPRTGGVEEQSRSPPAQKCSAAPVSGTKEPTERQPVENGKPTT; the protein is encoded by the exons ACGAATTAAGAAATCGAACGGAGAATAGTCAACAGGTTGTTGCTGATCCGTCGAGTATACCAGAATCTGCACAATATCTACTTTATCAACAGAGACTTGCAGAACGCGCTAACGGAATAGACTCACAGAAAGTGGACTTAAAACACAGACCGTCTGACGAAAGGCCGAGAACACTGCACTCGCCAGAACGCTACCACCCTGCAGAACGCAGGTCGACATCGCCTGTCACCGACAGAGGTGGCGAAACAAACGCTTCGACGAAGCCAATGGTGTTGCTGCAACCTCCCACCGCAGCCAACTTTTCCAGCGTCGGGTCAACGCATCCAGCACAACTTTCAAATCCAGTACTGCATGCTGCAGCGGCTACGATGCATCATCACCCGTATATGTACTCGATGATGTATCCCACTGGAGTACCACTGGATCCAGCGCTTGGAGGGGCGTTCGCAAGAGTACCTGGAGCTGGTCTGAAAGAAGGCGAAGGACCAACATCTTCTCCAAACGCATCTCCGAATGCAAGTTTGTCTGCTGCAACAGCTGCGGGAATGCATTTTCCGGCTGGGTTAATGTACCCACTTGCGGCTAACCAAGCACTTTTAATGGGAACCAGGGCGCCCGGGAGTATTTCTGACATTTCTCCGTTACTTCTTGCACAACCGTCGGCGGCATATCCAGGTCATGCTGGCGTTGCACCAAATTTTTTGATGGAATATAAACGATTACTAGAAGGCTTACAATTCCCTGCCGCCACGTATCCTATCCAGtcacaatttagtgaacagtaCATTAGAGCCCTAATGGGACAAGGTATTGATTGTTCGAAAGAAGCATTGGCTTTGAGCGCGATTCCGGGTAGATTACCACAAGGAATGCCTCTAGCTGCTCTGCAGGGGCAACCTGGGGTTACCGAGCTGATGCGTTATCAAGAGCAATTGAACTCCGCAATGGGAATTTTACGGCCTCAAGATGGGATGTCTCCTCGTGCCGCATCGCCTTACGCTAGCAAAAGACGGACAGAGTCGCCAGTGCTTCCGAACGGCAATAAGATTGCCACATCGTCATACCCTTATCACGTGGCTTCACTCGCACAGCCCACTATAAATAACCTAAGCTATGCTCGTCCCCACGCTCGTTCACCGGCATCTGTGTTTTCCCAAGGCCACCGGTCACGGTCACCACAATCGGAAACAAGGAAACCGGAACCTGAGCGATCCGTTTACAGAAACCACTCACGCGATCTGGATCGAGAAGTCAACAACGCCACCAAAGATCTGGCATCGACTTCTGCCTCAATTAATCAGAGCAGAAACAGCAGTGAACACGTTGCTCATTCATATTCTGTTACTGATGTCACGGGGAGAAAGATACAATTACC GGCATTTTATTCGGGCGGCGCGTCGGTCCACGTACCACATGGCTATCCTGTCGGAATGGCCGTTCATCATCCAGGAGATGAGAGATCTTCTCCATCACCTCATTCTCGTGCAAGTGACGAACGGAGTTATCATCGGCCATCAAGAGAGAGGTCTCCTGGAGGTGATCACCTACCAAATAAGAGGCGATCTCTCGACACCCAATACAGGCATAGCCCGGCATTAAATGATCGGCATCACAGTCGCCCAGAATCACCGACCACTAACGGACAAATTCCAGCAGTGAGACATTCCCTTGTAAATGGAAGTGTTGAAGTGGCCGCGGAACTAGACAAAGTTCGCTCGCATTTGATGCGTCCAATAGGACATGTTGGTACACCCAATCAATCTGGGCTAGCCGAAGGGCGTGAGCAGGGAAGTAGCAGTCCCGCGACCACGAATCCGTACCATCTGCCCCCGTATCTCGCCCCTCAGTTTATAATGCCACACTACGCCCAAGCACTAGCAGGCGCTGCCAAAGGGTCGGATTTGGCAGCATTGTATAAAGCTAGCGAG aacGGAGCCGATTATTCAAGATTGTCCAGACTCCCATTTGGTATGGCGTTGTTGCCCCAACCACAGCAACATTTACTAGCGTCTGGACGATCACCTCACGTGCTTCAACAG GAATACGCTGCTGCCGCATTGAAGACCCAGTCATACTTGGCTTCGCAAGCAGCAGCTAAAGAAAGTGGAAAATCAAGTCCAGCCAATATCAGAGAAAAGCACCATTCTTTATCTCAGTCCATTCACCCAAGTCTATTGACACAGGAACCTTCTCGAGCTTTGTCTCCTGCAAAACAAGGACTAAAACCGAAACATTCACCAAGCCCACAGTTTTCAAAAAGCCAGCATCACCAACTCATGACAG ATTCACATTCTCCACCCGGTGTTAGTATCAGCAGCGCTAATGCTAGTTCTGATGGACGCCGATACATGTCGCCTCGTCCCGAACGACGTGACACGTCCCCAAAACCCGTGGCATCCAATAAACCGTATAGGCCGAACCCGATGTTACGGGACTTGGAGCGAAGCAGGAAAAGGAAACTACTTGAGGAAGAAATAGCGATGGGGGAGGAAGCGAGTAATTTTCGTCAAGGAAAGCAGCAACAACTTATACAGCAGAGACAGGATCAAAGAGAGCAGTTGCCAAAAGACGCAAAGAAAGATCCAAAAAGGCGAAAACAACTCATTACTG ATGGTGACCCAGATATCGAGGAACACTTTCGTCGTTCGTTGGGGAAAGATTACAAGGAGACTTCGAACAAAGTCAGCATCACTGGTACTGTGGATGATCATTTCAAAAAAGCGCTCGGTGTTGGTGTTTGGGACAAGCTTCAAACACCACCATCAACGACGCCAATAAAAGCTGAACAGCGAGAGGTCGTTGTTCCTCACTCATCTCCTGCATTACCATCGTATTCCGTTGCAGTCGCTGCAGGAACAGTTCGTGGATACCCAGCGTATGCCGAAAGCAAGGAAGCCCTACGAATGTACGATCCTGCTTATTTAGCCAGTAGGGAGCGATATCATATACAAAGCATGGCAAATCAACAGCGACGGACTGAAAAATCTCCTCCAAGGGCACCCGGTTCCACTGTATTATATCCACCGAATCCACCACCCGTGGGTCCAGCAAAACAAAGGGTAAAAGCTAAGGCAGTTTTCCCGGAGGCTGCGTCTTTAGGGTCGGATATGAACAACCGGTCAGCGCGAGCAACTTCGCTAGGAAGTAAAGGATCGTCGCGTAGTGTTAGTGGAAGCAGTGCGGAAAGCTTACCTGCTGCTTTATGTAAGAGCCCGCCCACGTCATCGCCCATAAGCAGCTCTGCCGCTGAAGGGATTCCTCGTGTTCCGTCTCGTGGTGTATTGCAGAACGCCATTCCTTTCACTTTCGCTCAATCCGCTGGTCTACCAACAACGATTGCCACACACGCACTACCGCCAGTGATATCAGTTAGCGGGGTAACCCAGCAAAAACCGACTTCTCCTATTTCACCTCGTACCGGTGGCGTGGAGGAGCAGTCTCGAAGTCCGCCAGCTCAAAAATGCTCGGCTGCACCAGTTTCTGGAACAAAAGAACCGACGGAGCGGCAACCAGTTGAAAACGGAAAGCCAACAACGTGA